In a genomic window of Solidesulfovibrio fructosivorans JJ]:
- a CDS encoding efflux RND transporter periplasmic adaptor subunit: protein MRIFKWLFLLAVIAGAGLFAWKHYTKKAEPPRVLATAEAKIGDVRKVLEATGIIKAQVGAIVKIGARATGTIKEMNVKVGDEVHKGQLIAVIDDRELRAGLAEAEAKLERASAELGQVEAVYPKRIAEAQAEQRLSEAKSEYAASNHKRQQQLFNKELIARDVLEAARRDALVGHNEVLAKQASLVRLTTEFDKERLKAQKAKEEAQAVIDSIKTKISYTRIVSPINGVVAFVTSQAGETVVAGLQVANLITVLDPTRLEMWIYVDETDVGQVKPGMPVEFRVDAYPATTFKGSVNQIYPQPEIRDNIVYYQALVRLDTKESMRLRPEMTTQCQIVVQEKKDVCVIPNAALKWIGDRQVVFAVGEGGAVHELHPKLGLEGLNETEVLEGIAPGQKVATRIVLPGLVAPAINAPKPNRPTAR, encoded by the coding sequence ATGCGCATATTCAAGTGGCTTTTTCTCCTGGCCGTCATCGCCGGGGCCGGGCTTTTCGCCTGGAAACACTACACCAAGAAAGCCGAACCGCCCCGCGTGCTGGCCACGGCCGAAGCCAAAATCGGCGACGTGCGCAAGGTCCTCGAGGCGACCGGCATCATCAAGGCCCAGGTCGGGGCCATCGTCAAAATCGGCGCCCGGGCCACCGGCACCATCAAGGAAATGAACGTCAAGGTCGGCGACGAGGTGCACAAAGGGCAGCTCATCGCCGTCATCGACGACCGGGAACTGCGCGCCGGCCTGGCCGAGGCCGAAGCCAAGCTCGAACGCGCCAGCGCCGAACTGGGGCAGGTCGAAGCCGTCTACCCCAAACGCATCGCCGAGGCCCAGGCCGAACAGCGCCTGTCCGAGGCCAAGAGCGAATACGCCGCCAGCAACCACAAGCGCCAGCAACAGCTTTTCAACAAGGAACTCATCGCCCGCGACGTGCTCGAGGCCGCCCGGCGCGACGCCCTGGTCGGGCACAACGAAGTCCTGGCCAAACAGGCCTCCCTGGTGCGCCTGACCACCGAATTCGACAAGGAACGCCTCAAGGCCCAAAAAGCCAAGGAAGAGGCGCAAGCCGTCATCGACTCCATCAAGACCAAGATTTCCTACACCCGCATCGTCAGCCCCATCAACGGGGTGGTGGCTTTCGTCACCTCCCAGGCCGGCGAGACCGTGGTGGCCGGGTTGCAGGTGGCCAACCTCATCACCGTGCTCGACCCCACGCGCCTGGAAATGTGGATCTACGTGGACGAGACCGACGTCGGCCAAGTCAAACCCGGCATGCCCGTGGAGTTTCGGGTCGACGCCTACCCGGCCACCACCTTCAAGGGCAGCGTGAACCAGATCTACCCCCAGCCGGAAATCCGCGACAACATCGTCTATTATCAGGCCCTGGTGCGCCTGGACACCAAGGAGTCGATGCGGCTGCGTCCGGAAATGACCACCCAGTGCCAGATCGTGGTCCAGGAAAAAAAGGACGTGTGCGTCATCCCCAACGCCGCCCTCAAGTGGATCGGCGACCGGCAGGTGGTCTTCGCCGTCGGCGAGGGCGGCGCCGTGCACGAGCTGCACCCCAAGCTCGGCCTCGAAGGCCTCAATGAGACCGAAGTGCTCGAAGGCATCGCGCCAGGACAAAAAGTGGCCACCCGCATCGTGCTGCCGGGCCTTGTCGCGCCGGCCATAAACGCCCCCAAACCCAACCGGCCGACCGCGCGATGA
- a CDS encoding ABC transporter ATP-binding protein: MTSPAAPAAPGERPALIELADVTRTYVMAGIAHTVLDGVTLSIAAGEFAAIMGPSGSGKSTLLHILGLLDRPSEGSYRFAGRDTGSLDDDALSELRNRAIGFVFQSFYLIPYATALDNVLLPGLYSPMPGQVLRRRAEELLAKVGLAEQAGHKPSQLSGGQQQRVALARALINDPDLILADEPTGQLDSATSAEIMELLASINRDSGKTVIVVTHDQATAAYSGRQILVRDGRVA, from the coding sequence ATGACCTCCCCCGCCGCCCCGGCCGCCCCTGGGGAACGCCCCGCGCTCATCGAGCTTGCCGACGTGACCCGGACCTACGTCATGGCCGGCATCGCCCACACCGTGCTCGACGGGGTGACGCTTTCCATCGCGGCCGGGGAATTCGCCGCCATCATGGGCCCCTCCGGTTCCGGCAAATCCACCCTGCTCCACATCCTGGGGCTTCTCGACCGCCCGAGCGAAGGCAGCTATCGCTTTGCCGGCCGCGATACGGGCTCCCTTGACGACGACGCGCTCTCGGAGCTTCGAAACCGCGCCATCGGCTTCGTCTTTCAAAGCTTCTACCTCATCCCCTACGCCACGGCCCTCGACAACGTGCTGCTCCCCGGCCTCTACAGCCCGATGCCCGGACAGGTCCTGCGCCGCCGGGCCGAGGAACTGCTGGCCAAGGTGGGCCTGGCCGAGCAGGCCGGACACAAGCCCTCCCAGCTCTCCGGCGGCCAGCAGCAACGCGTGGCCCTGGCCCGGGCCCTCATCAACGACCCGGACCTGATCCTGGCCGACGAGCCCACCGGCCAGCTCGATTCCGCCACCAGCGCCGAAATCATGGAATTGCTCGCCTCGATCAACCGCGACTCCGGCAAGACCGTCATCGTCGTCACCCACGACCAGGCCACGGCCGCCTACTCCGGCCGGCAGATCCTCGTCCGCGATGGCCGCGTGGCGTAA
- a CDS encoding ABC transporter permease, which translates to MAAWRNAGRLARTLWRIQRMAALALWAHKARSLFVVAAVAMGVAALTVIVASVDGARRKALEIVDFFGPDAVMVIGGDIENRPVGQRVNTLSFSDARTIARSLPGAYAVLPMRSVRAVTLKYGNRNHESPIVVGATENYAKTWNWPLAEGRDLSADDITHAAKVALIGDEPAKELFGDASPIGRTIQVGTLPVQIVGRLAYRGLSGGGHDVTIDDRIIMPITTLTQRFNLDRKYFRGLRVKFHDPEHIDAAKDNLRALLRHLHKLGPTENDDFTIISASEILKFLTAFTGGLVAFLGVTAAVAIIVGGFVLANLMFLSVSERKVEIGLRKAVGATRTAITAQFLSEALYLTLAGSLCGIGLGVALGESLSRLGLLELRLSPKIFFLSLLAALAIALVFGLSPARKAASLDPIEALRGGGE; encoded by the coding sequence ATGGCCGCGTGGCGTAACGCCGGGCGTCTCGCCCGCACCTTATGGCGCATCCAGCGCATGGCCGCCCTGGCCCTTTGGGCGCATAAGGCCCGAAGCCTTTTCGTGGTGGCCGCCGTGGCCATGGGCGTGGCGGCGCTGACCGTCATTGTCGCCTCGGTGGACGGCGCGCGGCGCAAGGCGCTCGAGATCGTGGATTTTTTCGGACCGGACGCGGTCATGGTCATCGGCGGGGACATCGAGAACCGGCCCGTGGGCCAGCGCGTCAACACGCTGTCGTTCTCCGACGCCCGGACCATCGCCCGCTCCCTGCCCGGGGCCTACGCCGTGCTGCCCATGCGCTCGGTGCGGGCCGTCACCCTCAAATACGGCAACAGGAACCACGAATCCCCGATCGTGGTCGGGGCCACGGAAAACTACGCCAAGACCTGGAACTGGCCCCTTGCCGAAGGCCGCGACCTCTCGGCCGACGACATCACCCACGCGGCCAAGGTGGCGCTTATAGGCGACGAACCGGCCAAGGAGCTCTTCGGCGACGCCTCGCCCATCGGCCGCACCATCCAGGTCGGCACCCTGCCCGTGCAGATCGTCGGCCGCCTGGCCTACCGGGGCTTGAGCGGCGGCGGCCACGACGTGACCATCGACGACCGCATCATCATGCCCATCACCACACTCACCCAGCGCTTCAACCTCGACCGCAAGTATTTCCGGGGCCTGCGCGTCAAATTCCACGACCCGGAGCACATCGACGCGGCCAAGGACAACCTGCGCGCCCTGCTGCGCCATCTACACAAGCTCGGTCCCACGGAAAACGACGATTTCACCATCATCTCGGCCAGTGAAATCCTCAAATTCCTTACCGCCTTCACCGGCGGGCTGGTGGCGTTTCTGGGGGTGACGGCGGCTGTCGCCATCATCGTCGGCGGCTTCGTGCTGGCCAACCTGATGTTTTTAAGCGTCAGCGAGCGCAAGGTGGAAATCGGCCTGCGCAAGGCCGTGGGCGCGACCAGGACGGCGATAACGGCCCAGTTTCTGTCCGAGGCCCTCTACCTGACGCTGGCCGGATCGCTCTGCGGCATAGGGCTCGGGGTGGCCCTTGGCGAATCGCTGTCCCGGCTCGGGCTGCTGGAGCTGCGCCTGTCGCCCAAGATCTTTTTCCTGTCGCTTCTGGCGGCGCTTGCCATCGCCCTGGTTTTCGGCCTGAGCCCGGCGCGCAAGGCGGCCTCACTGGACCCCATCGAGGCCCTGCGCGGCGGCGGCGAATGA
- a CDS encoding double-cubane-cluster-containing anaerobic reductase, whose product MTDAAHMALWESLDLDIPAHDALLTVLGKFYGDIYLSQQGRLKGAEYLDFVLSEVHGLRIKEIQDAKATGKKVVGTFCVFVPEELTLAADAIQVGLCAGAKAGTEKAETLVPRNTCDLIKSFVGFKLAKLCPYTESCDLVVGETTCDGKKKAYEAFGEHVPMHVMEVPQCKGPRDRDLFRAELTRYKDALEKLTGNTITAAALAAATKVVNAKRQALQRLARLRSADPAPISGRDALLVNQISFYDDPVRFTAKINELCDEMEARIKAGQGVAPSGTPRLLLAGCPMAVPNWKLPYLIESSGAVIVGEESCIGERNTRDFTDETPTDLDGMLDALTDRYMKIDCACFTPNTERLDHIAAMAKELGADGVIHYGLLFCQPYAHEALKVGKAMEAAGLPYLAIETDYGMEDAGQLKTRVEAFVETLS is encoded by the coding sequence ATGACCGATGCGGCCCATATGGCCTTGTGGGAGAGCCTCGACCTCGACATACCGGCCCACGACGCCTTGCTTACGGTGCTGGGCAAGTTTTACGGCGACATCTATCTGTCCCAGCAGGGACGCCTCAAGGGAGCGGAGTATCTGGATTTCGTGCTGTCCGAGGTGCACGGGCTGCGCATCAAGGAGATTCAGGACGCCAAGGCGACCGGGAAAAAAGTGGTGGGCACCTTCTGCGTGTTCGTGCCCGAGGAGCTCACCCTCGCCGCCGACGCCATCCAGGTGGGGCTTTGCGCCGGGGCCAAGGCCGGGACCGAAAAGGCCGAGACCCTCGTGCCGCGCAACACCTGCGACCTCATCAAATCCTTCGTCGGCTTCAAGCTGGCCAAGCTTTGCCCCTACACCGAATCCTGCGACCTGGTGGTCGGGGAAACCACCTGCGACGGCAAGAAAAAGGCCTACGAGGCCTTTGGCGAACATGTCCCCATGCACGTGATGGAAGTGCCCCAGTGCAAGGGACCCCGCGACCGCGACCTCTTCCGGGCCGAGCTTACGCGCTACAAGGACGCGCTGGAAAAGCTCACCGGCAACACCATCACCGCCGCCGCCCTGGCCGCGGCGACCAAGGTCGTCAACGCCAAGCGGCAGGCCCTCCAGCGCCTGGCCAGGTTGCGCAGCGCCGATCCGGCCCCCATCTCCGGCCGCGACGCCCTCCTCGTCAACCAGATCAGCTTCTACGACGACCCGGTGCGCTTCACCGCCAAGATAAACGAGCTGTGCGACGAGATGGAAGCCCGCATCAAGGCCGGCCAGGGCGTGGCTCCGTCCGGAACGCCAAGGCTCCTTCTGGCCGGCTGTCCCATGGCCGTGCCCAACTGGAAGCTGCCCTACCTGATCGAAAGCTCCGGCGCGGTGATCGTTGGCGAGGAATCCTGCATCGGCGAACGCAACACGCGCGATTTCACCGACGAGACGCCGACGGACCTGGACGGCATGCTCGACGCCCTCACCGATCGCTACATGAAGATCGACTGCGCCTGCTTCACGCCCAACACCGAACGCCTGGACCACATCGCGGCCATGGCCAAAGAACTCGGGGCCGACGGCGTGATCCACTACGGCTTGCTCTTCTGCCAGCCCTACGCCCACGAGGCGCTGAAGGTGGGGAAAGCCATGGAGGCGGCCGGCCTGCCCTACCTCGCCATCGAGACGGATTACGGCATGGAGGACGCGGGCCAGCTCAAGACCCGGGTCGAGGCCTTTGTGGAGACGCTTTCATGA
- a CDS encoding acyl-CoA dehydratase activase, with translation MSTYAGLDIGSRSIELVVRGGGETIASRRLATTYDPASRLRELFADGAPQRLAVTGYGRELARELFPQALTLTEIKAHAMGAAQLFPEARTLLDIGGQDTKAVALLPGGKVGRFEMNDRCAAGTGKFLEMTATVFGIPVEEFGRLALTGSPDAPVIGSMCTVFAETEATTLMARGTPPADIALGLHRAIVARTAAMLARVGLAAPLVFVGGVARNPCVVRLLSETLDAPPLVPDAPEMTGALGAALWLETRTP, from the coding sequence ATGAGCACCTACGCGGGCCTGGACATCGGCTCGCGCAGCATCGAACTGGTGGTGCGCGGCGGCGGGGAGACCATCGCCTCCCGCCGCCTGGCCACCACCTACGACCCGGCTTCCCGGCTGCGGGAGCTCTTTGCGGACGGCGCGCCGCAGCGGCTTGCCGTCACCGGCTACGGCCGGGAGCTGGCCCGGGAACTTTTTCCCCAGGCCCTGACCCTGACCGAGATCAAGGCCCACGCCATGGGCGCGGCCCAGCTCTTTCCCGAGGCCCGCACCCTGCTCGACATCGGCGGCCAGGACACCAAGGCCGTGGCGCTTTTGCCCGGGGGCAAGGTCGGCCGGTTCGAGATGAACGACCGCTGCGCCGCCGGCACGGGCAAATTTCTGGAAATGACGGCCACGGTCTTCGGCATCCCGGTGGAGGAATTCGGCCGGCTGGCCCTGACCGGCAGTCCCGATGCCCCGGTCATCGGCTCCATGTGCACGGTCTTCGCCGAGACCGAGGCCACGACGCTCATGGCCCGGGGCACGCCCCCGGCCGACATCGCCCTGGGCCTGCACCGGGCCATCGTCGCGCGCACCGCGGCCATGCTCGCCCGGGTGGGGCTGGCCGCGCCCCTGGTCTTCGTCGGCGGCGTGGCCCGCAACCCCTGCGTGGTCCGGCTTCTTTCCGAAACGCTCGACGCGCCGCCGCTTGTCCCGGATGCGCCGGAAATGACCGGAGCCCTGGGCGCGGCCCTGTGGCTCGAGACCCGGACGCCGTAG
- a CDS encoding outer membrane homotrimeric porin, with product MRNLTSLALAAVMVLGAIAAAHAATEVKMTGDARVYGNFFENRNYTGWNKTGTKTGDDFEIWERFRLRSDFIANEAVKFRLGIKVEDVWGHGTFTAANPDTAVQVDLAYLQFMLPGCDGVQVTAGLQDVNLPQSGLFYGNPVWNDKMAALVVTAPIIDKNLSVMAGFGRLIDTNRTYDSTTTQVADELDAYFLALPITVDGFKAIPWGMLAVAGRNANYTYKDTTDVAEWGNTYANTLVSAASSSNMTTPGSVGYWKNDQNPYFWVGGAFEVTALDPVKFYADVIYGAGAQSDHKAAQRQGWMVDAGVEYTGLDVVTPQVFAFWSTGEDKSTMNGSERMPYMRSEWGPGNSFLFDSSQELGKGSNMYTDPVGNYGIGASLNNISFIDKLTNRLTFVYVRGNNSPRAIRNARLYLNNSYFTMGHDLSYNDYVMGLNFDTKYMIYENLAAVMETGWAHGQFQESVWGHRLVSQSEANGNNAWKVAFGLTYKF from the coding sequence ATGAGAAATCTTACGAGCTTGGCCCTGGCGGCCGTCATGGTGCTCGGCGCGATCGCCGCCGCCCATGCCGCCACCGAGGTCAAAATGACCGGTGATGCGCGTGTCTATGGAAACTTCTTTGAAAACCGCAACTATACCGGTTGGAACAAGACCGGCACCAAAACCGGCGACGACTTCGAGATCTGGGAGCGCTTTCGCCTGCGTTCCGACTTCATCGCCAACGAGGCCGTGAAGTTCCGTCTGGGCATCAAGGTGGAAGACGTCTGGGGCCACGGCACCTTCACCGCCGCCAACCCGGACACCGCCGTCCAGGTCGACCTGGCCTACCTGCAGTTCATGCTGCCCGGTTGTGACGGCGTCCAGGTGACGGCCGGCCTCCAGGACGTGAACCTGCCCCAGAGCGGCCTGTTCTACGGCAACCCGGTCTGGAACGACAAGATGGCCGCCCTGGTCGTCACCGCCCCCATCATCGACAAGAACCTGTCGGTCATGGCCGGTTTCGGTCGCCTGATCGACACCAACCGCACCTATGACTCCACGACCACCCAGGTGGCCGACGAACTCGACGCCTACTTCCTGGCCCTGCCCATCACCGTTGACGGCTTCAAGGCCATCCCGTGGGGCATGCTCGCCGTGGCCGGCCGCAATGCCAACTACACCTACAAGGATACCACGGACGTCGCCGAATGGGGCAACACCTACGCCAACACCCTGGTGTCCGCCGCCAGCTCCTCCAACATGACCACCCCCGGTTCGGTGGGCTACTGGAAGAACGACCAGAATCCTTACTTCTGGGTCGGGGGCGCGTTTGAAGTCACCGCCCTGGATCCGGTCAAGTTCTATGCCGACGTGATCTACGGCGCCGGCGCCCAGAGCGACCACAAGGCCGCCCAGCGCCAGGGCTGGATGGTCGACGCCGGTGTCGAATACACCGGCCTCGACGTGGTCACCCCGCAGGTGTTCGCCTTCTGGTCCACCGGTGAGGACAAGTCCACCATGAACGGCTCTGAGCGCATGCCTTACATGCGGTCGGAGTGGGGCCCGGGCAACAGCTTCCTGTTCGACAGCAGCCAGGAACTCGGCAAGGGTTCCAACATGTACACCGACCCCGTGGGCAACTACGGCATCGGCGCGTCGCTCAACAACATCTCCTTTATCGACAAGCTGACCAACCGGTTGACCTTCGTGTACGTGCGCGGCAACAACTCCCCGCGCGCCATCCGCAACGCGCGGCTTTACCTCAACAACTCCTACTTCACCATGGGCCATGACCTGAGCTACAACGACTACGTCATGGGCCTCAACTTCGACACGAAGTACATGATCTACGAAAACCTGGCCGCGGTCATGGAAACCGGCTGGGCTCACGGCCAGTTCCAGGAAAGCGTCTGGGGCCATCGCCTGGTCAGCCAGTCCGAGGCCAACGGCAACAACGCCTGGAAGGTCGCTTTCGGCCTGACCTACAAGTTCTAG
- a CDS encoding RidA family protein: protein MAKQIVVPKGAPAPIGPYSPGVWAGDLFFVSGQTPIDPATGAIVAGTVADQARQSIANVRTILEAAGLGLDHVVKATLFIKDMNDFATINEVYAAHFAKPYPARSCVEVARLPRDVLVEIEVVASRS, encoded by the coding sequence ATGGCCAAGCAGATCGTCGTTCCCAAAGGCGCGCCCGCGCCCATCGGTCCCTATTCGCCCGGCGTTTGGGCCGGAGACTTGTTCTTCGTTTCCGGACAGACCCCCATCGACCCGGCGACCGGGGCCATTGTGGCCGGGACCGTCGCCGACCAAGCCCGCCAGTCCATCGCAAACGTGCGGACCATCCTCGAAGCCGCCGGCCTCGGCCTGGACCACGTGGTGAAGGCCACCCTGTTCATCAAGGACATGAACGACTTTGCGACCATAAACGAGGTCTACGCCGCGCACTTCGCCAAGCCCTATCCGGCCCGGTCCTGCGTCGAGGTGGCCCGGTTGCCCCGGGACGTCCTGGTGGAGATCGAAGTGGTGGCTAGCAGGTCCTAA
- a CDS encoding TOBE domain-containing protein codes for MIDGKGAGGDSGGKRFRAARIFSVPEDVKFLDTLELTRLSEAFSAWTERSGRPDVTVSRNRVRLIYLMLRHTGARLGEVLALNDRTDVNLDTLSVNFSGGNGGEGREVQIPAELGDALAAVFDDPAYASLRGNLFRLDQGHVRRKFYERAEECGFTKELVNPSTIRRSRAVELLRDDVPLPVVQRILGHSTADLTAAFLHLPEEQRRKVERQVLTRETRRTSARNAFFGRVAQVHKGDIQSRVVVESLGGHAVSSVITNESVKNLGVTEGSFVTAEIKAPWVVLETCDEMPRATATNRFLGEVELVRLGELTAEVIVALSDGTRLCALVTTKSVRELDLVEGQKVWAMFNAFAVVLHVD; via the coding sequence ATGATCGACGGAAAAGGTGCCGGAGGGGATTCCGGCGGCAAGAGGTTTCGGGCAGCCCGGATTTTTTCCGTGCCCGAAGACGTCAAGTTCCTGGATACCCTGGAACTGACGCGGTTGTCCGAGGCGTTTTCCGCCTGGACCGAACGGTCCGGACGGCCCGATGTGACCGTCTCCCGCAACCGGGTGCGGCTGATCTACCTCATGTTGCGCCACACCGGGGCGCGCCTTGGCGAGGTGCTGGCCTTAAACGACCGCACCGACGTCAACCTCGACACCCTGTCCGTCAATTTCAGCGGCGGCAACGGCGGCGAGGGGCGCGAGGTCCAGATTCCGGCGGAGCTCGGCGACGCGTTGGCCGCCGTGTTCGACGATCCGGCCTATGCCTCGCTGCGGGGCAACCTTTTTCGCCTGGACCAGGGGCATGTGCGCCGCAAGTTTTACGAGCGAGCCGAGGAATGCGGCTTCACCAAGGAGCTGGTGAACCCGAGCACCATCCGCCGGTCCCGCGCCGTGGAGCTCTTGCGCGACGATGTGCCGCTGCCCGTGGTGCAGCGCATCCTGGGCCATTCCACAGCCGACCTCACCGCCGCCTTCCTGCATCTGCCCGAAGAACAGCGCCGCAAGGTGGAGCGGCAGGTGCTCACCCGCGAAACCCGCCGCACCAGCGCCCGAAACGCGTTTTTCGGCCGCGTGGCCCAGGTCCACAAGGGGGACATCCAGTCCCGGGTCGTGGTCGAAAGCCTGGGCGGCCATGCCGTGTCCTCGGTGATCACCAACGAAAGCGTCAAAAACCTCGGCGTGACCGAAGGCTCCTTCGTCACGGCCGAGATCAAGGCCCCGTGGGTGGTGCTCGAAACCTGCGACGAGATGCCGCGGGCCACGGCCACCAACCGCTTTCTCGGCGAGGTGGAGCTGGTGCGCCTGGGCGAGCTTACGGCCGAGGTCATCGTGGCCCTGTCCGACGGCACGCGGCTTTGCGCCCTGGTCACTACCAAAAGCGTGCGCGAACTCGATTTGGTCGAGGGGCAAAAGGTCTGGGCCATGTTCAACGCCTTCGCCGTGGTGCTCCACGTCGATTGA